The nucleotide sequence TTTTTGCTGAAAAGTACATGGACCCGTTCATAAAGAGAGTTCTCAACACAGGCTTCATATACGTCATCCTCGCAGTTAGCTTGAACCTCATAAACGGTTTCACTGGTCAATTTTCTCTGGGGCATGCCGGATTTATGGCAATAGGTGCTTATACGTCTGCTCTTTTGTACATGTCGCCTGAGAACAAATTGTCGAACTTTTTCATGGAGCCTTTGATTTCTCCATTAGATCAAATACAAATTCCTTTCTTTTGGGCACTCATTGTCGGTGGTTTGATGGCTGCATTGATGGGATTCATCGTCGGTGCGCCGAGCCTTAGAGTGCGTGGAGACTACCTTGCAATAGTTACGTACGGTTTCTCAGAAATTATCAGATCTCTTTTCAACAACTTGCAAAATATTACGAACGGGCCTCTCGGTTTGAAGGGGTTACCTACTTACACGAACCTTTGGTGGACTGTAAGCTGGGCTATCGTTACAGTGATAGTTATCAGAAGAATAGTTGACAGTTCTTACGGTAGAGCATTGAAAGCGATAAGGGACGACGAAGTGGCTGCTGAAAACTTGGGTATAAATCTCTTCA is from Fervidobacterium gondwanense DSM 13020 and encodes:
- a CDS encoding branched-chain amino acid ABC transporter permease — its product is MKRSTRIMLSIVFIIVIYIFVFFAEKYMDPFIKRVLNTGFIYVILAVSLNLINGFTGQFSLGHAGFMAIGAYTSALLYMSPENKLSNFFMEPLISPLDQIQIPFFWALIVGGLMAALMGFIVGAPSLRVRGDYLAIVTYGFSEIIRSLFNNLQNITNGPLGLKGLPTYTNLWWTVSWAIVTVIVIRRIVDSSYGRALKAIRDDEVAAENLGINLFKHKVLAFVVGAFFAGVAGGLLGSLLMTIDPNSFSILFTYQIITIILLGGLGNITGSVIVGIGFAFLMEGLRFVEMPMNIFGITIPGILGMRMLIFSILLMITILFFRQGLFGQREFTWEGFVRLFTKRKVSQ